CGATGACATCGTTTGCAGACGAATCTCGTCATGGAAAATCCGCGACGCGTAGACGCACGATTCCAGAACCAGAAAAGCCAGCAAGGTCACACTGTAGACCGGCAGAACATCAGACGGTCCGATCCCGAGGCTATTCGACGGGATTTCAGCAACCCCCATGAGCACCAGAAACAGAGAGATATACGCCATAAACTTGCCAACAAGCAGCAGATACCCACCACCGATGAACTGGAAATCTTTCCAGACAAACGGATACGTCCAGCATCGGCCAGGGCTGAGAAACTTCATTCGCGTCGTCGATTTCAGCACCGCGCCGCGCGACGCATTGCCTTGCGATGCCGAGTTGACGTACGGTCCAAATAACAGCCAGGCCAGGCCAAAGCAGAAGACCCCGACACCCACGTTTGAAATCACTTGTTTCGTCAGAAACGGTTCGTTGAATCCCGTCATCATGACGTCAGAAAGCTTGTAGTAGACGCACGAGTCCTGGATCCATTCGAGCAGCGTGAGAACCAGTGATTGCCACCAGATCGATTTCGTCCAGCCAGTGACTTGCAGGTCTTTCAATTCGACAGCGGCCACTTTCGGGATGACGCCATAGAGCACCATCAAGAGAGTCGTAAACGCCGCCGCGGCCCCTCCGCGCTGAAAGACCACGGACGACACCAAAGCCACATTCGCCAAAAGCACTGTGTAAGCCATCAGGTCGACATAGGCGGCGATGATCTGCTGTGTCGTCACCCCCCCCAGCGTCACAGCAAGCAGCATGAATGGAAACTGAACGACCAGCAGCAACATGACCTGAATCAGGCGGCTGGTCGATTTTCCAAACAGAATCCCTAGATGATTCAGCCCGGCCATCTGCAACAGGCCAATGGTGTCTTCTTCTTTCTCTTCCGTGATGGCAGACGAGAAAAAACCGATCCCGGCGCAGGTGATAAACAGCGCGTTCAACCACGCGATCTGCGAGAAGAACGTCAACCCGGGTGCACCGAGCATGGCGCTCTGGAATGTGGCTGTCAGCAGGCAGAGGTAAATAAACCCCACAAATGCTAATCGGAACAGGTGGTTCCGCAGTTGCCGAGCATCCATTCGCAAGGCCCGCGTCAACAGCGCCAGTAAACCGTAGTACATGAAGAGACTCGGTAGAGAAACGAAAGTGTTCAGATTTTGGAATCGACGATGTCAGGCAAAGTGGCCGCCGACGCTCACTTCACGCCTTTGGTGGTCAAATCCATGAAGGCATCGTTCAAATGCCGCTTGTCTTCCGTGAAACCGACAATCGGAACGTTCAGTTCCAGTAAGTTCCGCAGCAACGTATTGATGTCAGTCTGAGTCCAGTCATACGACACCCGATAATCTGGACGACCCTCGACCTGATCCGCGTCGACAACCCCATGCAGTACCTTGATTCGGTCGACAATCCCGTCCACTTCAGAACCAAGCGTCACACGCCACGTTGGATACTCATTCGTTGACGCCTGCAGCCCACTCATCGTCCCGCTGTACATCACCTTTCCCTTGTCGATGATCGTGACGGCGTCACACAGTTCGGCGAGTTCCGGCAGGATGTGAGAACTGATGAAGATCGTTTTCCCCATCGAGCGAAGCGCTTTCAGGATATCCATAAGTTCGATTCGTGCCCGGGGATCAAGTCCCGATGCGGGTTCATCGAGCAGCAGTAGATCGGGATCGTTGACGAGAACCCGCGCCAGACTCGTTCGCTGCTGCATGCCACGGGACAGTCCACTGATCAGATCATTTTTCCGGCCGTCCATATCGGTCAGTGCCAGGACTTCATCGATCACGCGGGTTCGCTGCGCGAACGCCAATCCGTAGGCTGCGGCGAAGAAGTCCAGGTACTCGTAGACGGTCATCTGGCGATAGGTGCTGAAGTGATCGGGCATGAAGCCAATCTTGCGACGCACCTGCTTTTGTTCATCGACGACATCGTTGCCGAATACTTTGACCACGCCAAACTGCGGTCGTAGCAACGTACAGATGATCTTTAATGAAGTCGTCTTGCCCGCACCATTCGGCCCCACAAATCCGTGCAGGGATTGGGGCATGACCTTAAAGCTGACGTGATCCAGTGCCCGACGCCCTTTAAACGAATGGACGACGTCGTCCACTTCAATTACGGGTCGGGTGGTGCTGCCGTTCGTCGAGGTATTCATCAATGACGTTCCGAGTGGAATAAAGGATTCGAGAGGGAAGTCGTGGATCGATTCTGAAGTTGAGTACGAGCGTCTTGAAAGGATGTGATTCGAGACAGGTGAAACAGGAGCGTTACACCGAGCGTTGTCTTCATCGAACATTGACTGGGGCTTCTCGCGCGGTCGGCTTGACCGATTCCTCGCGGAGCGTTCCTGCGGCAGGGATCACGACCATTACTCTGGCACCTTGTCGCCAGGCGATTTGTCGTCCGAGATTTTCGCATCGGCGGGCTTTACGGCATTCGCAGGAAGGGTGATGCAGTACAGCGTCCGGCCTTCCTGTTTTCCCAACAGGTTATTTTGAACGGTCATTTCGACCGGTAGCTTGGCATACAGGAACACGCTGATCAGATTCGCTGGCAAGCGAAATTTCTCG
This genomic interval from Schlesneria paludicola DSM 18645 contains the following:
- a CDS encoding ABC transporter ATP-binding protein — encoded protein: MNTSTNGSTTRPVIEVDDVVHSFKGRRALDHVSFKVMPQSLHGFVGPNGAGKTTSLKIICTLLRPQFGVVKVFGNDVVDEQKQVRRKIGFMPDHFSTYRQMTVYEYLDFFAAAYGLAFAQRTRVIDEVLALTDMDGRKNDLISGLSRGMQQRTSLARVLVNDPDLLLLDEPASGLDPRARIELMDILKALRSMGKTIFISSHILPELAELCDAVTIIDKGKVMYSGTMSGLQASTNEYPTWRVTLGSEVDGIVDRIKVLHGVVDADQVEGRPDYRVSYDWTQTDINTLLRNLLELNVPIVGFTEDKRHLNDAFMDLTTKGVK